From one Solanum stenotomum isolate F172 chromosome 12, ASM1918654v1, whole genome shotgun sequence genomic stretch:
- the LOC125846824 gene encoding beta-glucosidase 18-like isoform X23, producing MLPAMFYQIAAICMLFCGFNFIVSSCHQTDILNILPNQVSSSSNFLFGTSSSCYQYEGAILSDGKGFNNWDVFTHEAGHIKDGSNGDVAVDHYNRYLEDVKLMEDMGVNSYRFSISWARILPKGTFGDVNMAGIEHYNKLIDALLQKGIQPFITLTHYDIPQELEERYGGWLSSRIQDDFSYYADICFKYFGDRVNYWTTINEPHVMAVYGYRLGSYPPARCSGIFGNCSAGDSAREPFIAAHNMILSHAAAVRIYRTKHQKRQGGMIGIALDIQWYEPFSNSSEDIAATERARSFYFNWFLDPIILGRYPKEMVQILGSNLPNFSKNDLSKLSYGLDFIGINYYTANYIKDCLYAACEHGNTWSEGSYYVTTEKDGVYIGQPTGVEWLFLYPQGMKKIVMYMKDKFNNTPMVITENGIAENDNLNPSITDTLNDIHRVNYMHSHLNSLANAIREGADVRGYFVWSLLDNFEWLDGYKLRFGLHFVNYTNLQRTPKLSATRYKQLMYNFNIQLETHTAQN from the exons ATTTCATAGTATCATCATGTCATCAAACAGATATCCTTAATATTCTTCCTAACCAAGTTTCATCTTCAAGCAATTTCTTGTTTGGAACATCCTCTTCTTGTTACCAG TATGAAGGAGCTATTCTCAGTGATGGTAAAGGTTTCAACAATTGGGATGTTTTTACTCATGAAGCTG GTCATATTAAGGATGGAAGCAATGGAGATGTTGCTGTTGATCACTACAATCGTTATTTG GAGGACGTCAAGCTCATGGAAGACATGGGTGTGAATAGCTATCGTTTCTCCATATCATGGGCAAGAATTCTGCCCA AGGGGACATTTGGAGATGTTAACATGGCTGGAATTGAGCACTATAATAAGCTTATTGATGCACTCCTACAGAAAG GGATCCAACCTTTTATCACATTAACTCATTATGACATACCACAAGAACTTGAGGAAAGATATGGTGGTTGGCTGAGTTCACGAATACA GGATGATTTCAGCTATTATGCAGACATatgcttcaaatattttgggGACAGAGTCAATTACTGGACAACTATCAATGAGCCTCACGTCATGGCTGTATATGGCTATAGACTAGGATCTTACCCTCCAGCTCGTTGCTCCGGTATATTTGGGAACTGTAGTGCTGGTGATTCAGCAAGGGAGCCCTTCATTGCAGCGCACAATATGATCCTATCTCATGCAGCTGCTGTCAGAATTTACCGTACCAAACATCAG aaaagacaAGGAGGCATGATTGGAATTGCTTTGGATATCCAATGGTATGAACCATTTAGCAATTCCTCAGAAGACATAGCTGCAACTGAGAGAGCTCGGTCATTCTACTTCAACTG GTTTTTAGACCCTATTATATTAGGAAGATATCCCAAAGAAATGGTACAAATTCTGGGATCTAATCTGCCAAACTTTTCAAAGAATGATTTGAGCAAGCTGAGTTATGGCTTAGATTTCATTGGCATCAATTACTATACGGCTAACTATATCAAAGATTGCTTATATGCTGCCTGTGAACATGGAAACACTTGGTCAGAGGGTTCCTATTATGTTACTACAGAAAAAGACGGTGTCTACATTGGCCAACCT ACTGGAGTGGAATGGCTCTTTCTGTACCCACAAGGgatgaaaaaaattgtgatgTACATGAAGGACAAATTCAACAATACTCCAATGGTTATCACCGAAAATG GCATTGCTGAGAACGATAATCTGAATCCTTCAATAACGGACACCTTGAACGATATTCATAGAGTGAACTATATGCATAGCCACTTAAATTCTCTGGCAAATGCAATCAGGGAAGGTGCAGACGTGAGGGGGTACTTTGTTTGGTCCCTTCTCGACAACTTTGAGTGGCTAGATGGATATAAGCTAAGATTTGGACTTCACTTTGTCAACTACACTAATCTCCAGAGAACCCCAAAATTATCAGCTACCAGATATAAACAGCTCATGTATAACTTCAACATACAGCTTGAAACACATACTGCCCAGAACTAG
- the LOC125846824 gene encoding beta-glucosidase 18-like isoform X44, translating into MLPAMFYHIAICILFYGFIVSSCHQTHNLNILANEVTFSSNFLFGTASSCYQYEGAILSDGKGLNNWDVFTHEAGHIKDGSNGDVAVDHYNRYLEDVKLMEDMGVNSYRFSISWARILPKGTFGDVNMAGIEHYNKLIDALLQKGIQPFITLTHYDIPQELEERYGGWLSSRIQDDFSYYADICFKYFGDRVKYWTTINEPNVMAVYGYRLGTYPPARCSGIFGKCSAGDSEREPFIAAHNMILSHAAAVRIYRTRYQKRQGGMIGIALDIQWYEPFSNSSEDIAATERARSFYVNWFLDPIILGRYPKEMVQILGSNLPDFSKNDLSKLSYGLDFIGINYYTANYIKDCLYSACEHGNTWSEGSYFATIEKDGVFIGQPTGVEWLFLYPQGMKKIVMYMKDKFNNTPMVITENGIAENDNLNPSITDTLNDIHRVNYMHSHLNSLANAIREGADVRGYFVWSLLDNFEWLDGYKLRFGLHFVNYTNLQRTPKLSATRYKQLMYNFNIQLETHTAQN; encoded by the exons CAATGTTTTATCACATAGCAATTTGCATTTTGTTTTATGGTTTCATAGTATCATCATGTCATCAAACGCACAACCTTAATATTCTTGCTAACGAAGTTACATTTTCAAGCAATTTCTTGTTTGGAACAGCCTCTTCTTGTTACCAG TATGAAGGAGCTATTCTGAGTGATGGAAAAGGTCTCAACAATTGGGACGTTTTTACTCATGAAGCTG GTCATATTAAAGATGGAAGCAATGGAGATGTTGCTGTTGATCACTACAATCGTTATTTG GAGGATGTCAAGCTCATGGAAGACATGGGCGTGAATAGCTATCGTTTCTCCATCTCATGGGCAAGAATTCTGCCCA AGGGGACATTTGGAGATGTTAACATGGCTGGAATTGAGCACTATAATAAGCTTATTGATGCACTCCTACAAAAGG GGATCCAACCTTTTATCACATTAACTCATTATGACATACCACAAGAACTTGAGGAAAGATATGGTGGTTGGCTGAGTTCACGAATACA GGATGATTTCAGCTATTATGCAGACATatgcttcaaatattttgggGACAGAGTCAAATACTGGACAACCATCAATGAGCCTAACGTCATGGCTGTATATGGCTATAGACTAGGAACTTACCCTCCAGCTCGATGCTCCGGTATATTTGGGAAATGTAGTGCTGGTGATTCAGAAAGGGAGCCCTTCATTGCAGCTCACAATATGATCCTATCTCATGCAGCTGCTGTCAGAATTTACCGTACCAGATATCAG AAAAGACAAGGAGGCATGATTGGAATTGCTTTGGATATCCAATGGTATGAACCATTTAGCAATTCCTCAGAAGACATAGCTGCAACTGAGAGAGCTCGGTCATTCTACGTCAACTG GTTTCTAGACCCTATTATATTAGGAAGATATCCCAAAGAAATGGTACAAATTCTGGGATCTAATCTGCCTGACTTTTCAAAGAATGATTTGAGCAAGTTGAGTTATGGCCTAGATTTCATTGGCATCAATTACTATACGGCTAACTATATCAAAGATTGCTTATATTCTGCCTGTGAACATGGAAATACTTGGTCAGAGGGTTCCTATTTTGCTACTATAGAAAAAGACGGTGTCTTCATTGGGCAACCT ACTGGAGTGGAATGGCTCTTTCTGTACCCACAAGGgatgaaaaaaattgtgatgTACATGAAGGACAAATTCAACAATACTCCAATGGTTATCACCGAAAATG GCATTGCTGAGAACGATAATCTGAATCCTTCAATAACGGACACCTTGAACGATATTCATAGAGTGAACTATATGCATAGCCACTTAAATTCTCTGGCAAATGCAATCAGGGAAGGTGCAGACGTGAGGGGGTACTTTGTTTGGTCCCTTCTCGACAACTTTGAGTGGCTAGATGGATATAAGCTAAGATTTGGACTTCACTTTGTCAACTACACTAATCTCCAGAGAACCCCAAAATTATCAGCTACCAGATATAAACAGCTCATGTATAACTTCAACATACAGCTTGAAACACATACTGCCCAGAACTAG
- the LOC125846824 gene encoding beta-glucosidase 18-like isoform X10 yields the protein MLPAMFYQIAAICMLFCGFNFIVSSCHQTDILNILPNQVSSSSNFLFGTSSSCYQYEGAILSDGKGFNNWDVFTHEAGHIKDGSNGDVAVDHYNRYLEDVKLMEDMGVNSYRFSISWARILPKGTFGDVNMAGIEHYNKLIDALLQKGIQPFITLTHYDIPQELEERYGGWLSSRIQDDFSYYADICFKYFGDRVKYWTTINEPNVMAVYGYRLGTYPPARCSGIFGKCSAGDSEREPFIAAHNMILSHAAAVRIYRTRYQKRQGGMIGIALDIQWYEPFSNSSEDIAATERARSFYVNWFLDPIILGRYPKEMVQILGSNLPDFSKNDLSKLSYGLDFIGINYYTANYIKDCLYSACEHGNTWSEGSYFATIEKDGVFIGQPTGVEWLFLYPQGMKKIVMYMKDKFNNTPMVITENGIAENDNLNPSITDTLNDIHRVNYMHSHLNSLANAIREGADVRGYFVWSLLDNFEWLDGYKLRFGLHFVNYTNLQRTPKLSATRYKQLMYNFNIQLETHTAQN from the exons ATTTCATAGTATCATCATGTCATCAAACAGATATCCTTAATATTCTTCCTAACCAAGTTTCATCTTCAAGCAATTTCTTGTTTGGAACATCCTCTTCTTGTTACCAG TATGAAGGAGCTATTCTCAGTGATGGTAAAGGTTTCAACAATTGGGATGTTTTTACTCATGAAGCTG GTCATATTAAAGATGGAAGCAATGGAGATGTTGCTGTTGATCACTACAATCGTTATTTG GAGGATGTCAAGCTCATGGAAGACATGGGCGTGAATAGCTATCGTTTCTCCATCTCATGGGCAAGAATTCTGCCCA AGGGGACATTTGGAGATGTTAACATGGCTGGAATTGAGCACTATAATAAGCTTATTGATGCACTCCTACAAAAGG GGATCCAACCTTTTATCACATTAACTCATTATGACATACCACAAGAACTTGAGGAAAGATATGGTGGTTGGCTGAGTTCACGAATACA GGATGATTTCAGCTATTATGCAGACATatgcttcaaatattttgggGACAGAGTCAAATACTGGACAACCATCAATGAGCCTAACGTCATGGCTGTATATGGCTATAGACTAGGAACTTACCCTCCAGCTCGATGCTCCGGTATATTTGGGAAATGTAGTGCTGGTGATTCAGAAAGGGAGCCCTTCATTGCAGCTCACAATATGATCCTATCTCATGCAGCTGCTGTCAGAATTTACCGTACCAGATATCAG AAAAGACAAGGAGGCATGATTGGAATTGCTTTGGATATCCAATGGTATGAACCATTTAGCAATTCCTCAGAAGACATAGCTGCAACTGAGAGAGCTCGGTCATTCTACGTCAACTG GTTTCTAGACCCTATTATATTAGGAAGATATCCCAAAGAAATGGTACAAATTCTGGGATCTAATCTGCCTGACTTTTCAAAGAATGATTTGAGCAAGTTGAGTTATGGCCTAGATTTCATTGGCATCAATTACTATACGGCTAACTATATCAAAGATTGCTTATATTCTGCCTGTGAACATGGAAATACTTGGTCAGAGGGTTCCTATTTTGCTACTATAGAAAAAGACGGTGTCTTCATTGGGCAACCT ACTGGAGTGGAATGGCTCTTTCTGTACCCACAAGGgatgaaaaaaattgtgatgTACATGAAGGACAAATTCAACAATACTCCAATGGTTATCACCGAAAATG GCATTGCTGAGAACGATAATCTGAATCCTTCAATAACGGACACCTTGAACGATATTCATAGAGTGAACTATATGCATAGCCACTTAAATTCTCTGGCAAATGCAATCAGGGAAGGTGCAGACGTGAGGGGGTACTTTGTTTGGTCCCTTCTCGACAACTTTGAGTGGCTAGATGGATATAAGCTAAGATTTGGACTTCACTTTGTCAACTACACTAATCTCCAGAGAACCCCAAAATTATCAGCTACCAGATATAAACAGCTCATGTATAACTTCAACATACAGCTTGAAACACATACTGCCCAGAACTAG
- the LOC125846824 gene encoding beta-glucosidase 18-like isoform X22, with amino-acid sequence MLPAMFYQIAAICMLFCGFNFIVSSCHQTDILNILPNQVSSSSNFLFGTSSSCYQYEGAILSDGKGFNNWDVFTHEAGHIKDGSNGDVAVDHYNRYLEDVKLMEDMGVNSYRFSISWARILPKGTFGDVNMAGIEHYNKLIDALLQKGIQPFITLTHYDIPQELEERYGGWLSSRIQDDFSYYADICFKYFGDRVKYWTTINEPHVMDVYGYRLGSYPPARCSGIFGNCSAGDSAREPFIAAHNMILSHAAAVRIYRTKHQKRQGGMIGIALDIQWYEPFSNSSEDIAATERARSFYFNWFLDPIILGRYPKEMVQILGSNLPNFSKNDLSKLSYGLDFIGINYYTANYIKDCLYAACEHGNTWSEGSYYVTTEKDGVYIGQPTGAPWIFLYPQGMKKIVMYMRDRFNNTPVVITENGVAENDDLNTSITDTLNDIHRVNYMHSYLNSLSNAIREGADVRGYFVWSLLDNFEWLHGYRLRFGLHYVNYTNLQRIPKLSATMYKQLMYNFNIQLETHTAQN; translated from the exons ATTTCATAGTATCATCATGTCATCAAACAGATATCCTTAATATTCTTCCTAACCAAGTTTCATCTTCAAGCAATTTCTTGTTTGGAACATCCTCTTCTTGTTACCAG TATGAAGGAGCTATTCTCAGTGATGGTAAAGGTTTCAACAATTGGGATGTTTTTACTCATGAAGCTG GTCATATTAAGGATGGAAGCAATGGAGATGTTGCTGTTGATCACTACAATCGTTATTTG GAGGACGTCAAGCTCATGGAAGACATGGGTGTGAATAGCTATCGTTTCTCCATATCATGGGCAAGAATTCTGCCCA AGGGGACATTTGGAGATGTTAACATGGCTGGAATTGAGCACTATAATAAGCTTATTGATGCACTCCTACAGAAAG GGATCCAACCTTTTATCACATTAACTCATTATGACATACCACAAGAACTTGAGGAAAGATATGGTGGTTGGCTGAGTTCACGAATACA GGATGATTTCAGCTATTATGCAGACATatgcttcaaatattttgggGACAGAGTCAAATACTGGACAACTATCAATGAGCCTCACGTCATGGATGTATATGGCTATAGACTAGGATCTTACCCTCCAGCTCGTTGCTCCGGTATATTTGGGAACTGTAGTGCTGGTGATTCAGCAAGGGAGCCCTTCATTGCAGCGCACAATATGATCCTATCTCATGCAGCTGCTGTCAGAATTTACCGTACCAAACATCAG aaaagacaAGGAGGCATGATTGGAATTGCTTTGGATATCCAATGGTATGAACCATTTAGCAATTCCTCAGAAGACATAGCTGCAACTGAGAGAGCTCGGTCATTCTACTTCAACTG GTTTTTAGACCCTATTATATTAGGAAGATATCCCAAAGAAATGGTACAAATTCTGGGATCTAATCTGCCAAACTTTTCAAAGAATGATTTGAGCAAGCTGAGTTATGGCTTAGATTTCATTGGCATCAATTACTATACGGCTAACTATATCAAAGATTGCTTATATGCTGCCTGTGAACATGGAAACACTTGGTCAGAGGGTTCCTATTATGTTACTACAGAAAAAGACGGTGTCTACATTGGCCAACCT ACAGGTGCACCGTGGATCTTTCTGTACCCACAAGGgatgaaaaaaattgtgatgTACATGAGGGACAGATTCAATAATACTCCAGTGGTTATCACCGAAAATG GCGTTGCTGAGAACGATGATCTGAATACTTCAATAACAGACACCTTGAACGATATTCATAGAGTGAACTATATGCATAGCTACTTAAATTCACTGTCAAATGCAATTAGGGAAGGTGCAGACGTGAGGGGGTACTTTGTTTGGTCCCTTCTCGACAACTTTGAGTGGCTACATGGATATAGGCTAAGATTTGGACTTCACTATGTCAACTATACTAATCTTCAGAGAATACCAAAATTATCAGCTACCATGTATAAACAACTAATGTATAACTTCAACATACAG CTTGAAACACATACTGCCCAGAACTAG
- the LOC125846824 gene encoding beta-glucosidase 18-like isoform X20: MLPAMFYQIAAICMLFCGFNFIVSSCHQTDILNILPNQVSSSSNFLFGTSSSCYQYEGAILSDGKGFNNWDVFTHEAGHIKDGSNGDVAVDHYNRYLEDVKLMEDMGVNSYRFSISWARILPKGTFGDVNMAGIEHYNKLIDALLQKGIQPFITLTHYDIPQELEERYGGWLSSRIQDDFSYYADICFKYFGDRVKYWTTINEPHVMDVYGYRLGSYPPARCSGIFGNCSAGDSAREPFIAAHNMILSHAAAVRIYRTKHQKRQGGMIGIALDIQWYEPFSNSSEDIAATERARSFYFNWFLDPIILGRYPKEMVQILGSNLPNFSKNDLSKLSYGLDFIGINYYTANYIKDCLYAACEHGNTWSEGSYYVTTEKDGVYIGQPTGVEWLFLYPQGMKKIVMYMKDKFNNTPMVITENGIAENDNLNPSITDTLNDIHRVNYMHSHLNSLANAIREGADVRGYFVWSLLDNFEWLDGYKLRFGLHFVNYTNLQRTPKLSATRYKQLMYNFNIQLETHTAQN; encoded by the exons ATTTCATAGTATCATCATGTCATCAAACAGATATCCTTAATATTCTTCCTAACCAAGTTTCATCTTCAAGCAATTTCTTGTTTGGAACATCCTCTTCTTGTTACCAG TATGAAGGAGCTATTCTCAGTGATGGTAAAGGTTTCAACAATTGGGATGTTTTTACTCATGAAGCTG GTCATATTAAGGATGGAAGCAATGGAGATGTTGCTGTTGATCACTACAATCGTTATTTG GAGGACGTCAAGCTCATGGAAGACATGGGTGTGAATAGCTATCGTTTCTCCATATCATGGGCAAGAATTCTGCCCA AGGGGACATTTGGAGATGTTAACATGGCTGGAATTGAGCACTATAATAAGCTTATTGATGCACTCCTACAGAAAG GGATCCAACCTTTTATCACATTAACTCATTATGACATACCACAAGAACTTGAGGAAAGATATGGTGGTTGGCTGAGTTCACGAATACA GGATGATTTCAGCTATTATGCAGACATatgcttcaaatattttgggGACAGAGTCAAATACTGGACAACTATCAATGAGCCTCACGTCATGGATGTATATGGCTATAGACTAGGATCTTACCCTCCAGCTCGTTGCTCCGGTATATTTGGGAACTGTAGTGCTGGTGATTCAGCAAGGGAGCCCTTCATTGCAGCGCACAATATGATCCTATCTCATGCAGCTGCTGTCAGAATTTACCGTACCAAACATCAG aaaagacaAGGAGGCATGATTGGAATTGCTTTGGATATCCAATGGTATGAACCATTTAGCAATTCCTCAGAAGACATAGCTGCAACTGAGAGAGCTCGGTCATTCTACTTCAACTG GTTTTTAGACCCTATTATATTAGGAAGATATCCCAAAGAAATGGTACAAATTCTGGGATCTAATCTGCCAAACTTTTCAAAGAATGATTTGAGCAAGCTGAGTTATGGCTTAGATTTCATTGGCATCAATTACTATACGGCTAACTATATCAAAGATTGCTTATATGCTGCCTGTGAACATGGAAACACTTGGTCAGAGGGTTCCTATTATGTTACTACAGAAAAAGACGGTGTCTACATTGGCCAACCT ACTGGAGTGGAATGGCTCTTTCTGTACCCACAAGGgatgaaaaaaattgtgatgTACATGAAGGACAAATTCAACAATACTCCAATGGTTATCACCGAAAATG GCATTGCTGAGAACGATAATCTGAATCCTTCAATAACGGACACCTTGAACGATATTCATAGAGTGAACTATATGCATAGCCACTTAAATTCTCTGGCAAATGCAATCAGGGAAGGTGCAGACGTGAGGGGGTACTTTGTTTGGTCCCTTCTCGACAACTTTGAGTGGCTAGATGGATATAAGCTAAGATTTGGACTTCACTTTGTCAACTACACTAATCTCCAGAGAACCCCAAAATTATCAGCTACCAGATATAAACAGCTCATGTATAACTTCAACATACAGCTTGAAACACATACTGCCCAGAACTAG
- the LOC125846824 gene encoding beta-glucosidase 18-like isoform X45 has protein sequence MLPAMFYHIAICMLFCGFIVSSCHQTHNLNILANEVTFSSNFLFGTASSCYQYEGAILSDGKGLNNWDVFTHEAGHIKDGSNGDVAVDHYNRYLEDVKLMEDMGVNSYRFSISWARILPKGTFGDVNMAGIEHYNKLIDALLQKGIQPFITLTHYDIPQELEERYGGWLSSRIQDDFSYYADICFKYFGDRVKYWTTINEPNVMAVYGYRLGTYPPARCSGIFGKCSAGDSEREPFIAAHNMILSHAAAVRIYRTRYQKRQGGMIGIALDIQWYEPFSNSSEDIAATERARSFYVNWFLDPIILGRYPKEMVQILGSNLPDFSKNDLSKLSYGLDFIGINYYTANYIKDCLYSACEHGNTWSEGSYFATIEKDGVFIGQPTGVEWLFLYPQGMKKIVMYMKDKFNNTPMVITENGIAENDNLNPSITDTLNDIHRVNYMHSHLNSLANAIREGADVRGYFVWSLLDNFEWLDGYKLRFGLHFVNYTNLQRTPKLSATRYKQLMYNFNIQLETHTAQN, from the exons TGGTTTCATAGTATCATCATGTCATCAAACGCACAACCTTAATATTCTTGCTAACGAAGTTACATTTTCAAGCAATTTCTTGTTTGGAACAGCCTCTTCTTGTTACCAG TATGAAGGAGCTATTCTGAGTGATGGAAAAGGTCTCAACAATTGGGACGTTTTTACTCATGAAGCTG GTCATATTAAAGATGGAAGCAATGGAGATGTTGCTGTTGATCACTACAATCGTTATTTG GAGGATGTCAAGCTCATGGAAGACATGGGCGTGAATAGCTATCGTTTCTCCATCTCATGGGCAAGAATTCTGCCCA AGGGGACATTTGGAGATGTTAACATGGCTGGAATTGAGCACTATAATAAGCTTATTGATGCACTCCTACAAAAGG GGATCCAACCTTTTATCACATTAACTCATTATGACATACCACAAGAACTTGAGGAAAGATATGGTGGTTGGCTGAGTTCACGAATACA GGATGATTTCAGCTATTATGCAGACATatgcttcaaatattttgggGACAGAGTCAAATACTGGACAACCATCAATGAGCCTAACGTCATGGCTGTATATGGCTATAGACTAGGAACTTACCCTCCAGCTCGATGCTCCGGTATATTTGGGAAATGTAGTGCTGGTGATTCAGAAAGGGAGCCCTTCATTGCAGCTCACAATATGATCCTATCTCATGCAGCTGCTGTCAGAATTTACCGTACCAGATATCAG AAAAGACAAGGAGGCATGATTGGAATTGCTTTGGATATCCAATGGTATGAACCATTTAGCAATTCCTCAGAAGACATAGCTGCAACTGAGAGAGCTCGGTCATTCTACGTCAACTG GTTTCTAGACCCTATTATATTAGGAAGATATCCCAAAGAAATGGTACAAATTCTGGGATCTAATCTGCCTGACTTTTCAAAGAATGATTTGAGCAAGTTGAGTTATGGCCTAGATTTCATTGGCATCAATTACTATACGGCTAACTATATCAAAGATTGCTTATATTCTGCCTGTGAACATGGAAATACTTGGTCAGAGGGTTCCTATTTTGCTACTATAGAAAAAGACGGTGTCTTCATTGGGCAACCT ACTGGAGTGGAATGGCTCTTTCTGTACCCACAAGGgatgaaaaaaattgtgatgTACATGAAGGACAAATTCAACAATACTCCAATGGTTATCACCGAAAATG GCATTGCTGAGAACGATAATCTGAATCCTTCAATAACGGACACCTTGAACGATATTCATAGAGTGAACTATATGCATAGCCACTTAAATTCTCTGGCAAATGCAATCAGGGAAGGTGCAGACGTGAGGGGGTACTTTGTTTGGTCCCTTCTCGACAACTTTGAGTGGCTAGATGGATATAAGCTAAGATTTGGACTTCACTTTGTCAACTACACTAATCTCCAGAGAACCCCAAAATTATCAGCTACCAGATATAAACAGCTCATGTATAACTTCAACATACAGCTTGAAACACATACTGCCCAGAACTAG